In Lacrimispora indolis DSM 755, a genomic segment contains:
- a CDS encoding DUF2156 domain-containing protein has protein sequence MNLQFKPVEAEDIRKIAPFYALRPNRTCDSVYLDSFIWRDYYHVKYAISDGKAVQFLMEKDGEPFSAMPMCKEEDLPHYFQEMVDYFNQVLKKPLRIFLADEEAVNFLKLDPEKFEVKEEEDLKDYLYDGEAMRTLAGKKLHKKKNHLNSFLREYEGRYEYRTLCCSDRDDVLEFLDDWWENKVEAAEFVRQLDYEVMGIHDILKNCSLLNVRMAGVYIDGDLKAFTIGTYNSFENMAVIHIEKADPNMKGLYQFINQQFLIHAFPEKPVLVNREDDVGMEGLRKAKMSYYPIDFARKYGVVQKGF, from the coding sequence ATGAATTTACAATTTAAGCCGGTCGAGGCAGAGGATATACGCAAAATAGCGCCTTTTTATGCCTTACGGCCCAACAGGACCTGTGACAGTGTGTATTTAGACAGTTTTATCTGGAGAGATTATTACCATGTGAAATACGCCATAAGTGACGGGAAAGCAGTGCAGTTTTTAATGGAAAAGGACGGAGAGCCGTTTTCCGCCATGCCCATGTGTAAGGAGGAGGATCTTCCTCATTATTTCCAGGAGATGGTAGATTATTTTAACCAGGTTTTAAAGAAGCCTCTCCGCATTTTTCTTGCGGACGAAGAGGCAGTCAATTTCTTAAAGCTGGACCCGGAAAAGTTTGAAGTCAAAGAAGAAGAGGATTTAAAGGATTATCTTTACGACGGGGAAGCCATGAGGACTTTGGCAGGGAAAAAGCTTCACAAGAAGAAAAACCATTTAAACTCATTTTTAAGGGAATATGAGGGCAGGTATGAATACCGGACACTTTGCTGCTCGGACAGGGATGATGTGCTGGAATTTCTGGATGACTGGTGGGAGAATAAGGTGGAAGCCGCAGAATTTGTCCGTCAGCTGGATTATGAGGTAATGGGCATCCATGATATATTAAAGAACTGTTCTCTGCTTAACGTGAGGATGGCAGGCGTTTATATTGACGGTGATTTAAAAGCTTTTACCATCGGCACCTACAATTCCTTTGAAAATATGGCGGTCATTCATATCGAAAAGGCTGACCCGAATATGAAAGGGCTTTACCAGTTTATCAACCAGCAGTTTCTGATTCACGCATTTCCGGAAAAACCGGTGCTTGTCAACCGGGAGGATGATGTTGGAATGGAAGGCCTGCGAAAGGCAAAAATGTCTTATTACCCCATTGACTTTGCAAGAAAATACGGAGTAGTTCAGAAGGGCTTTTAA
- a CDS encoding zinc ribbon domain-containing protein, giving the protein MNGFRERFARFMIGRYGMDRLGQFLNGAAFVFIAAGFFSRNRLLDTAGMILLILCYFRMFSKNIGKRFKENQKFERIWFHISEAFRKRRFKLQQIRKFHIYKCPECGQKIRIPRGKGRISIHCPKCGTDFIKKS; this is encoded by the coding sequence ATGAATGGGTTTAGGGAACGTTTTGCTCGTTTTATGATCGGAAGATACGGCATGGACAGGCTGGGACAGTTTTTAAACGGTGCAGCTTTTGTTTTTATTGCGGCCGGATTTTTCAGCCGGAACAGGCTTCTGGACACGGCAGGGATGATCCTCCTGATTTTGTGCTATTTCCGCATGTTTTCAAAGAATATCGGAAAGCGTTTTAAAGAAAATCAGAAATTTGAACGCATCTGGTTTCATATCTCGGAAGCATTTCGGAAACGGCGTTTTAAACTTCAGCAGATCAGAAAATTCCATATTTATAAATGCCCGGAATGCGGGCAAAAGATCAGGATCCCCAGAGGAAAGGGAAGGATCAGCATCCATTGTCCGAAATGCGGGACTGATTTTATTAAAAAAAGTTAG
- a CDS encoding AraC family transcriptional regulator, which produces MKKELLEYLRDLSEGKNGLWNEAASALCHCVKEPGNSTADKDIAMGQGKLMDMCCQPHRLPIPDHSHNYVELVYMCSGSTVHVINGTRILRLETNDLLLLKQGTIHAAYPADEGAVAVHFFLMPEFFFHPELMVEDGSILRHFITGPAMGKHCTAEYLHFHLQDMLPAQNLLENMIWSMIGDKKGRQEINQATMGILIMELFHNADKTELHDMAQYEEKIAITAYQYLENNYPTATLEEFSTLSMQPSYYISRLFKRHFQVTFTECLQLIRMIRAANFLASTAKPVEEIIAEIGYENSSYFHRLFKERYGMTPKQYRDKSKE; this is translated from the coding sequence ATGAAAAAAGAACTTCTGGAATATTTAAGGGATTTATCGGAAGGGAAGAATGGTTTATGGAATGAAGCGGCTTCCGCCCTGTGTCACTGTGTAAAAGAACCGGGAAACAGTACGGCTGATAAGGATATTGCCATGGGCCAGGGAAAGCTGATGGACATGTGCTGCCAGCCTCACAGGCTTCCCATTCCGGATCACAGCCACAATTATGTGGAGCTGGTTTATATGTGCAGCGGGTCTACGGTCCATGTGATCAACGGAACCAGGATCCTGCGTTTGGAAACCAATGATCTTTTGCTGTTAAAGCAGGGGACGATTCATGCCGCCTATCCGGCGGATGAGGGGGCTGTTGCGGTCCATTTCTTTTTGATGCCGGAATTTTTTTTCCATCCCGAGCTGATGGTAGAGGATGGAAGCATTTTGCGCCATTTTATTACCGGTCCGGCCATGGGAAAGCATTGTACAGCAGAATACCTTCACTTTCATTTACAGGACATGCTGCCGGCCCAGAACTTATTGGAAAATATGATCTGGTCCATGATCGGAGATAAAAAGGGCAGGCAGGAAATTAATCAGGCTACCATGGGAATACTTATTATGGAGCTGTTTCATAATGCGGATAAGACAGAATTGCATGATATGGCTCAATATGAGGAAAAAATTGCAATAACTGCATATCAATATTTAGAGAACAATTATCCGACCGCGACCCTGGAAGAGTTTTCGACTCTGTCCATGCAGCCGTCTTATTATATCAGCCGCTTGTTTAAACGGCATTTTCAGGTGACGTTTACGGAGTGTCTGCAGCTTATCCGGATGATCCGGGCGGCAAATTTTCTCGCCTCTACGGCAAAGCCGGTGGAAGAAATCATTGCAGAGATCGGCTATGAAAACAGCAGCTATTTTCACAGGCTGTTTAAGGAGCGGTATGGAATGACGCCCAAGCAGTACAGGGATAAATCTAAGGAGTAA
- a CDS encoding HPr family phosphocarrier protein — MKRYPICLNSIDEVTAFVKTVNQYDCDMDICKGSTVIDAKSFLGILTICPDTDLELIIHENDHKEILDSLSGFLLDEKSA, encoded by the coding sequence ATGAAAAGGTACCCCATCTGCTTAAACAGCATAGACGAAGTAACCGCATTCGTCAAGACAGTCAACCAGTATGACTGCGACATGGATATATGTAAAGGAAGCACTGTCATTGACGCAAAATCTTTTCTCGGCATTCTGACCATTTGCCCTGACACTGATCTGGAGCTTATTATCCATGAAAACGACCACAAAGAGATTCTGGATTCTCTGTCCGGCTTTCTCCTTGATGAGAAATCAGCATGA
- a CDS encoding methyl-accepting chemotaxis protein — protein MKHKRKTHIFTKLLFGISIPVVFIFILSGVFISTQTGKSMQAQSIETLNSASLAAANQVNSFLTFYLAEVQSAAASSQFETFLTNATGKVRLPNSEGYPDVKKTLDKLQATDKENILAAWIADLDVSQVTQSDNFTSEDGWDISTRPWYRAMELDHPILTEPYVDASTGQVIVSAVCGVFDDKTGEPLGVAGVDIQLSQLVSVLGDYKIGKTGAVILATEGGQIVYHPNNGLIQKTISEIDISQNIKDAFTGQAVGNYEYTMEKVPYMGSINRVGDSGWLVLSSIHQSEVLSSRKAVVSTITTIFTLGSFILILIIFVMARGISGPLRKLSVIAERIAEGELDLQVDVSSSDEIGMVASSLGNTVSQLKNYVNYIDEIAAVLNQVAEKDLVFQLQYDYKGDFEKIKKSLLKIRSTLTTTMERITETSDQVAYGAQSISASSQALAQGATEQASSVEELAATIGDISHKIQQNAKDSTSANQQAALASRELETSNHHMNELVSAMAEINESSSEIGKIIKAIEDIAFQTNILALNAAVEAARAGEAGKGFAVVADEVRNLASKSSDAAKSTTHLIEGSIQAVANGSRLVDEAAESLSNAVNSTRSVSEMIGRVSEASVQQSEAIRQVSVGIDQISGVVQTNSATAEESAAASEELSDQAEMLKDLVNGFKFH, from the coding sequence TTCCCTTGCGGCTGCAAATCAGGTGAATTCTTTCCTGACTTTTTATTTGGCTGAGGTGCAGAGTGCGGCTGCCAGCAGCCAGTTTGAAACGTTTCTTACCAATGCCACCGGGAAGGTAAGGCTGCCAAACAGTGAAGGTTATCCGGATGTAAAGAAGACACTTGATAAGCTCCAGGCTACTGACAAGGAAAATATTCTTGCCGCATGGATCGCGGATCTGGATGTCAGCCAGGTGACGCAGTCGGATAATTTTACGTCAGAAGACGGCTGGGATATTTCCACAAGGCCCTGGTACCGGGCTATGGAACTGGATCACCCCATTCTGACAGAGCCTTATGTGGACGCAAGTACTGGACAGGTCATTGTCAGTGCTGTCTGTGGAGTGTTTGATGATAAAACAGGGGAACCGCTGGGTGTGGCGGGAGTTGATATTCAATTATCCCAGCTGGTCTCGGTTTTAGGCGATTATAAGATCGGGAAGACCGGAGCCGTGATTTTGGCAACAGAAGGCGGGCAGATCGTCTATCACCCCAACAATGGCCTGATTCAGAAGACCATTTCAGAGATCGATATTTCCCAGAATATTAAAGATGCATTTACCGGTCAGGCGGTGGGAAATTACGAATATACCATGGAAAAGGTTCCGTATATGGGTTCCATCAACCGGGTAGGGGATTCAGGCTGGCTTGTATTGTCCAGCATCCACCAGTCTGAGGTGCTCTCCTCCAGAAAGGCGGTGGTGAGCACTATAACCACTATCTTTACTCTGGGTTCCTTTATTCTTATTCTGATCATCTTTGTAATGGCCAGGGGGATATCCGGACCTCTTAGAAAGCTGTCCGTCATTGCGGAACGGATTGCAGAGGGAGAACTTGATCTTCAAGTGGATGTATCCAGCAGCGATGAGATCGGCATGGTGGCATCGTCCCTGGGAAATACGGTAAGCCAGCTAAAGAATTATGTGAATTACATAGATGAAATCGCCGCAGTATTAAACCAGGTAGCGGAAAAAGATCTTGTTTTCCAGCTCCAGTATGATTATAAAGGTGACTTTGAGAAAATTAAAAAGTCTCTGCTAAAGATAAGAAGCACCCTTACCACCACTATGGAGCGTATTACCGAGACTTCTGATCAGGTGGCATACGGCGCACAGAGCATTTCGGCCAGTTCCCAGGCCCTGGCACAGGGGGCAACAGAACAGGCCAGCTCCGTGGAAGAGCTGGCGGCAACCATCGGTGATATTTCTCATAAGATCCAGCAGAATGCAAAGGATTCCACAAGTGCCAACCAGCAGGCCGCTCTTGCTTCCAGGGAGCTGGAAACCAGCAATCATCACATGAATGAGCTGGTTTCCGCTATGGCAGAGATTAATGAAAGCTCCAGTGAGATCGGGAAGATCATTAAGGCCATTGAAGACATTGCCTTCCAGACCAACATCCTGGCCTTAAACGCGGCGGTGGAAGCTGCCCGGGCGGGAGAAGCAGGAAAGGGCTTTGCAGTGGTTGCCGATGAGGTAAGGAATCTGGCCTCAAAGAGCTCTGATGCAGCCAAGAGCACCACTCATCTGATTGAAGGGTCCATTCAGGCTGTGGCAAATGGTTCCAGGCTTGTGGATGAAGCGGCTGAATCACTGAGCAATGCTGTAAACAGTACACGTTCTGTTTCTGAAATGATAGGAAGAGTATCAGAGGCTTCGGTTCAGCAGTCTGAGGCAATCCGGCAGGTTTCTGTTGGAATTGATCAGATATCCGGCGTGGTTCAGACTAATTCGGCCACAGCGGAGGAAAGTGCTGCAGCCAGCGAAGAGCTATCCGATCAGGCAGAGATGTTAAAGGATTTAGTAAATGGATTTAAATTTCATTAA